TCAACATAAAGTCCTGTCCCTGTTTGCTGCTGGCAAAAAGGGACAACATAAAGGACACCTGCTGGCTTGTgctactttttaaaatccagagaACCAGGTTGAGAAACAGATCAagttatgttgtttttaaaagtaCTTCAATTATTAAATCACCCCCTACACACATCCTTCTGCCTCACCTACACAAAGCAGAGAGCACCATCTCCCCATACATGCTGACAGCACAGCAGAActgtctgcagcctcctggaaGCAAAAGGGCCAGAGGAGCAGGGAACAGTGCTCACTGCTGAAGATCTTTGTTAAGAAGATCTCTAGAACAAGTTATTTGGGATGGTTCACAGCCAGGTGGAGAAGGCAAAGCAAGAAACCCTGGGTTGCAGGAGAGGCACCCAAGGAGTCCTATAGCCAGATGGCTGTAACAGGGGGAGGCAATAGCATGTCAGCATGCATTTTAACTGCAATTGGAAATGCATGAAAATATAAACAATGGGAATTTCAAGATTTCTTAAAAGCAAAACCTCTCAACAAATATTTATATGTACAAGCAGTTCCAGCAAAACAAGCAGTTCCACACACTGGGGAAGGTGGGCCAGGGAGGTTGTTAAGGAGATTCGGCACCACAGCAACTTGGTACACTGGCCAGCCCACAGGACTTTGTAGAGGACAGAGAATGTTCTCTTGTGTGTACTGAAGTCTACTTCACATTCTTGAAGGGAGAGTTCAGTGGGGCCTGGCTGCATGCTCTGTTCAGACTGAAACAGTTGGGATTGTTTGCAGCAACTGTGTAATGGACTGAGGAGGATGGGGGAAGATGGGAAAGCAGCAAGTTTGCTGGATCTGTGGCCCAGTGTTCACCAAGCATCAACCCAGGGAAGAGTCCAGCTAGAGTTTGACAGAGAAGGATGTTCCACATGAGCAGCCCTTCTCAGCTTGTGGGTTGCTCACCACCTGGAATGAGCTGCGAATCAGCTCCTGACTGAAGTCTACCATGGACCCTTTCACGAAGGCCAGACTGTCCACATCCACAACCACACGGGCACCACCTTGTTCAAACACTCTGGGGAAAAGAAGCACAGGTGACTTATTAGCCAACCCTCCTCCAGAGAGGGCAGACAGTGCTACAGCACGACCACCAGTTTACCACACTATCACAAACACCCCTCCCGGCATGCTGGTCCACAGCATCTCCCACACCATGATGACCCACACCCCATCAGTCCTTGCCTGTCATCAGGATTGATAACAGTATCCAAAGAAAACTTGTACTGGAATCCAGAGCAGCCACCTCCCTCCACCTGCAGACGGAGGAACTCAGACCCTTCTGTgatctccagcagcctctgcaaggCAGGAAAAAGAGAGCATTAAGAATG
This genomic window from Alligator mississippiensis isolate rAllMis1 chromosome 2, rAllMis1, whole genome shotgun sequence contains:
- the ISCA2 gene encoding iron-sulfur cluster assembly 2 homolog, mitochondrial, with product MAALAALRCLRRLVPGGRCRSPRAGLPVLARLCGSSGFSLAPGRLAAPPQRAVSSAPRSPSSSAASPAPPPWSEGSEGHVYLSRSCVQRLLEITEGSEFLRLQVEGGGCSGFQYKFSLDTVINPDDRVFEQGGARVVVDVDSLAFVKGSMVDFSQELIRSSFQVVSNPQAEKGCSCGTSFSVKL